Genomic window (Jatrophihabitans sp.):
CGCACCGCGCGGACCATCGCCTCGACGTAGTCCGGGGCCCATCCCCAGTCCCGCCGCACATCCAGGCTGCCCAGCGACAGGCTGTCCTGCCGGCCGGCCGCGATCCGGGCGGCGGCGGCGGTGATCTTGCGGGTCACGAACGTCTCGGGCCGGCGCGGTGACTCGTGGTTGTAGAGGATCACCGCGCTGGCGGCCAGTCCCCGGCTGCGAAAGATCGCGGCCATCTGGTGGGCATAGGCCTTGGCCGCGCCGTAGGGGGTGCCCGGCCGCAGCGGGGTCAGCTCGTTCTGCGGCGCCTGCTCGGGGTTGCCGAAGATCTCCGCGCTCGATGCCTGCAACACCCGCACCGGACGGCCGGTCCGCTGCTGCAGCTGCCAGCAGGCATCCAGCACCGCCACCGCGCCGAGGCCGGACACCTGACCGGTCAGCACCGGCTGCTCCCAGGAGAAGGCCACCGAGCTGATGCCGCCGAGGTTGTAGACCTCGTCGGGTTCCAGCTCGGCGATCAGGGCCCGGATCCGGTCGCCGTCGGTCAGGTCGCCTTCGTGCAGCACGGCGGCAGGGCACCGCCGGGTCAGGGCGCTGGCCTGCTCGTCATGGCCATGCACCAGGCCGTGCACCGACACGCCCTCAGCCAGCAGCCGCTCGGTGAGGTACCCGCCGTCCTGACCGGTGATCCCGGTGACGAACGCCGTCGGTGCGCCTGCGGGCCTCACTTGCCTGCCAGCGCTCGCTGCTCAGCCAGGTCGGAGTCGACCATCATCTCCACCAGTTGCTGGAAGCTGACCGTGGGCTGCCAGCCCAGGCGCTCGTGCGCCTTGCTCGGGTCGCCGATCAGCAGGTCGACCTCGGCCGGCCGGAAGAACCTCGGGTCCTGGTGGACGTAGCCCTCCCAGTCGGTGATCCCGGCCCGCCGGAAGGCGATGCTGAGGAACTCCCGGATCGAGTGGGTCTCACCGGTGGCCACCACGTAGTCATCGGCGGCGTCCTGCTGCAGCATCCGCCACATCGCCTCGACGTAGTCGCCGGCGAAGCCCCAGTCCCGCTTGGCGTCGATGTTGCCCAGCGAGAGGTCCTTGTCCAGGCCCAGGGCGATCCGGGCCACCGCCAAGCTGATCTTGCGGGTCACGAACTCCGGGCCGCGCCGCGGTGACTCGTGGTTGAACAGGATGCCGGAGGAGGCGTGCATGCCGTAGGACTCGCGGTAGTTGATGGTCATGTAGTGGCCGAACACCTTGGCCACCCCGTACGGCGAGCGCGGCCAGAGCAGGGTCGACTCCCGCTGCGGGACCTCCTGGACCTTGCCGAACATCTCCGAGCTCGAGGCCTGGTAGAAGCGCACCTTGGAGATGTCGTCACCGGCGTAGAGCCGGGTCGCCTCCAGCATGTTCAGCACGCCCATGCCGGTGACGTCGGAGGTCAGCCGGGCGTTCTCCCACGAGTAGGCCACGAACGAGATCGCGCCGAGGTTGTAGACCTCGTCGGGCCGGGCCTGGGAGTAGGCGCGGATCAGGCTGGACAGGTCGGTGAGGTCCCCGGTCAGCAACTGGACGCCGGGCACCTCCTGCTCGACCAGAGCCCGCTTGGGGTTGTTCTGGCCGCGGATCAGCCCGAACACCTCATAGCCCTTGGCCAGCAGCATCTCGGCCAGGTACAGCCCGTCTTGGCCGGTGATTCCGGTTATCAGCGCGCGGGGCATGTGCGACCTTTCACATCCTCAGTGGGCGGGCAAACCGGCAGCACCCCGCAGCCGCGAAGCGCGTGGGCCAATGTACCCGGCAGCTGCCCGGCGACTGCTGAGGCCGAACTTCTCGCGCCCGATGAAAGGCAGTGCTAGTGAAAGGCAGTGCTAGTTGAAAGGCAGTGCTAGTAGTTGCGCCCGACTCCCACCGTGTCCTTGCCGTCGCGGTTCCAGTCACCGGCGAACGGCCGGTCACCGGGCAGGCCGAACCGGGTGCGGGCAGCCACCGGGCCGCCCAGGGTGTTGACCAGCGCGAACACGTTGCTCTGGTACACGCCGTAGCTGTCCGAGCCGTTGCCGTCCCAGTCGCCGGCCACCGGGATGTCGCCGACCGAGCCGAACGGGTAGCGCAGCCGGGGCGAGCCCGGTTGCAGCGTGTTGACCAGATAGAAGGTCGCGGTCCTGGGCTCGTAGACGCCGGGGGTGGCGGCTTTGTCGCCGTTCCAGTCACCGGCGACCGGAACCGCGCTGGAGCTGCCGAGCAGCACCTGGGTCAGCGGGCTGCTCGACACCCGGTTGTTGGTGTTGAGCAGGTAGAACATCGAGTTGGAGCCGCGGTAGACGCCCACCGTGTCGCTGCCGTTGCCGTCCCAGTCACCGCAGACCGGCCGGTCACCCGGCGCGCCGAGCCGCACCTGGCGCAGCGGCGCGTCGGCGGCGAAGGAGTCCCGGTAGTAGAACGTCGCGGTGGCCGAGCGGTACACCCCGGCGGTGTCGACGCCGTCAGCGTTGAAGTCGCACGAGAACGGCAGGTCACCGGGGACGCCGAAGGCGCGCGCGACGTCGGTGTTCGGGGTGCTGAGCGAGTTCGTCAGGTACATGGTCGGAACGCCCTGGGGCTTGGCGACCTTGAACCAGTCGGACTTGAGCCCGAGGGTGCTGCGGAACTGGTTGCCGGTGACCGTGACCGAGCGCGAGCTGCCCTTGATCACTGCCGAGAGCACCCGGCCGCCGTCGGCGCCGAGGCCGTTGCCGGTCGTGCTGATCGACTCCAGGGCGCCCACGCCGAAGGCCTGGGAGATCGTGCTGGCCGCGATGGTGGTCGACCAGTTGTGATTAGGCGATGCCGTGTCGCCGAGGTCCTGAACGGCTGGAAAGGTCCCGCCGGCGGTCCAGCCGCCGGTGGAGGCGCTGAACTCGGCGGACATGATCGCCCCGCTGGAGTTGGTGAGCACCTTGCCGGCCGTGCTGGAGATCGCGGTGTTGGTGCGGGGGTCCTCGATGAGGACGCCGTTGAGCGCCGCGCCGCCGTAGACCTGGCAGCTCTCGGTGTCACAGGTCCGGGCCCAGCTGTAACGGTTCTGCGCCGCCGAGTAGGACCGGGCCGCGACCGCCTGCGCCTGCAGCGCCGCCATGCCCTTGCCGCCGTTGACGTCGCCCCAGTACGCCGGCGACTCGCGCGGCACCACGCCGCGCAGGTAGTCGTCCATGGCGA
Coding sequences:
- a CDS encoding GDP-mannose 4,6-dehydratase encodes the protein MRPAGAPTAFVTGITGQDGGYLTERLLAEGVSVHGLVHGHDEQASALTRRCPAAVLHEGDLTDGDRIRALIAELEPDEVYNLGGISSVAFSWEQPVLTGQVSGLGAVAVLDACWQLQQRTGRPVRVLQASSAEIFGNPEQAPQNELTPLRPGTPYGAAKAYAHQMAAIFRSRGLAASAVILYNHESPRRPETFVTRKITAAAARIAAGRQDSLSLGSLDVRRDWGWAPDYVEAMVRAVRHSQADDYVIATGESHTVADFVAAAFDAAGVADWQSRVRVDPSFVRPADATEQRGDATKARTVLGWAPTRDFAAVVAAMVEADLSLL
- a CDS encoding GDP-mannose 4,6-dehydratase; the protein is MPRALITGITGQDGLYLAEMLLAKGYEVFGLIRGQNNPKRALVEQEVPGVQLLTGDLTDLSSLIRAYSQARPDEVYNLGAISFVAYSWENARLTSDVTGMGVLNMLEATRLYAGDDISKVRFYQASSSEMFGKVQEVPQRESTLLWPRSPYGVAKVFGHYMTINYRESYGMHASSGILFNHESPRRGPEFVTRKISLAVARIALGLDKDLSLGNIDAKRDWGFAGDYVEAMWRMLQQDAADDYVVATGETHSIREFLSIAFRRAGITDWEGYVHQDPRFFRPAEVDLLIGDPSKAHERLGWQPTVSFQQLVEMMVDSDLAEQRALAGK
- a CDS encoding SpoIID/LytB domain-containing protein — encoded protein: MFRTRPHSRTAGASHSRTAGAPGVVARRSRAAAAVLGAALACTTLAVVSPAPVAAASWPNGNVDITGHGHGHGRGMGQWGAFGYATNYSWTHTQILSHFYRGATLATRSLGALTVDLSAFTGQSQVVVTSGSAFTAGGVAIPAGGAALLRYVSTNSYQLATSPGCGKPWSAVRPVTSGAIRSSVAPSSLSSLLSICSGGSTRTYRGSLSLTYGGGATRLVNLVAMDDYLRGVVPRESPAYWGDVNGGKGMAALQAQAVAARSYSAAQNRYSWARTCDTESCQVYGGAALNGVLIEDPRTNTAISSTAGKVLTNSSGAIMSAEFSASTGGWTAGGTFPAVQDLGDTASPNHNWSTTIAASTISQAFGVGALESISTTGNGLGADGGRVLSAVIKGSSRSVTVTGNQFRSTLGLKSDWFKVAKPQGVPTMYLTNSLSTPNTDVARAFGVPGDLPFSCDFNADGVDTAGVYRSATATFYYRDSFAADAPLRQVRLGAPGDRPVCGDWDGNGSDTVGVYRGSNSMFYLLNTNNRVSSSPLTQVLLGSSSAVPVAGDWNGDKAATPGVYEPRTATFYLVNTLQPGSPRLRYPFGSVGDIPVAGDWDGNGSDSYGVYQSNVFALVNTLGGPVAARTRFGLPGDRPFAGDWNRDGKDTVGVGRNY